CTGATAAAAAAAGCCGAAGCCCTCGAACTGCTCGAAGGCGTCGATACGATCGTCGTCGATAAGACCGGAACTCTGACGGAAGGAAGACCTATGGTAGGCTCGATCATTTTTGAACATCCGTACAACGAATCATCTCTGATGAAATTCGCTGCCAGTGTCGAAAAGCTGAGCGAGCACCCGCTTGCTTCAGCAGTTGTTGCGAAAGCTGAACAGCTTGGAATTGAGATTGTCGAGGTCACTGACTTTAAGTCAACGACCGGGAGCGGTGTCGAAGGCATCGTTGAAGGCAAGCACGTCATGATCGGCAAACGTTCGTTCCTGCCGCGATCTTCACGAGATCAGATGGAACAACATGTTCACTATAATCTGCAAGACCCGATTGGATTCATCGAAGTCGCCGGGCAATCAATTCTCTACGCATCAATTGACGGCAAATTTGCAGGATTGATCGGCGTTTCTGACGCCATCAAACCATCCGCGAAAACCGCGATCGACGCGCTTCATAAACAAGGCATTGAGGTCGTAATGATGAGCGGTGACAATCAGGCGACGGCTGATGCTGTAGCGAAAGAGCTTGGTATCGACCACGTCGTTGCCGAGGTGATGCCGCAGGAAAAGGCCGCGAAGGTGAAAGAGCTGCAGCAACAAGGCACGCGCGTGGCGATGGCCGGCGATGGCGTTAACGACGCACCGGCCTTGGCACAGGCTGACGTAGGTATTGCCTTCGCGAGCGGCACCGATGTGGCGATCGAATCGGCAGACATCACCTTATTAAAACCCGATCTCGACGGTATCCTGAAAGCACGAAACCTAAGCCGAAACACGATGAAGAACATCCGCCAAAATCTGTTCTTCGCCTTCGCTTACAACATCATTGGCGTACCGATAGCCGCCGGTGTTCTGTTCCCGGTGTTTGGCTTGCTGCTGTCGCCGATGATAGCAAGTGCCGCGATGACGTTCAGCTCGGTCTCGGTCATCGCTAATGCCCTCCGGCTAAGGAACCAAAAAATTTAGCCACTGAGATCACAGAGTGCACAGAGACGACGATCTTGATCCTGAAAACTCTGTGCCCTCTGTGTACTCTGTGGTAAGTTTTACTGTATGACAAGAACGGCGTTGGCGATACATGGCGGGGCGGGAACGATACTTCGTTCGCAGATGACGCCTGATCTCGAAGCGGAATACCGCGGCGGCCTGGAAAACGCTCTGCGGGCAAGTTGGGAGATCCTGGAGAAAGGTGGATCGTCGCTCGATGCCGTTGAAGCTGCCGTGGTGTCACTCGAGGACTTTCCCTTGTTCAACGCGGGCCGGGGATCGGTTTTTACTCACGGTGGCCGTCAGGAAATGGACGCTTCGATCATGGATGGCCGAAGCCTGAAGGCCGGAGCCGTTGCGGCGGTCAGGAACATCAGAAACCCCATCAAACTCGCTCGATTAGTGATGGAACGCACAGAGCATATCCTGCTTTCGGGCGACGGAGCGGCAGATTTTGCCGCATCTGTCGGTATCGAGACCGCTCCAGATGAATACTTTTTTACCGAACACCGATGGCTACAGTATCAGGAAGCACTCGCCGCCGGCCGTGTGCAGCTAGATCATTCCAAACCGATCGGAACGGTCGGCGCGGTCGCCTGTGACGCAAACGGCAACCTTGCGGCGGCGACATCGACGGGCGGAATGACCAACAAGAAGTTCGGCCGTGTGGGCGATACCCCGCTGATCGGTGCGGGAACATTTGCCGACGACACATGTGCAGTCTCATGCACAGGCCACGGAGAGTATTTTATGTTGGGAGTGTCCGCATTTGACGTGGCGGCACGCATGAAATACAAGAGACTTTCGTTAGAGGACGCTGCTCGCGAGACGATCGAGCGACAATCCGAGATCAATGGCGAGGGCGGTCTGATCGCGGTGGACAACGAGGGCAATATAACGCTGCCCTTCAATTCCGATGGCATGTATCGCGGGTATATTGATGGCGACAGACCCGTAACTGCTATCTATTCAGACTGACCGGAATAGTGTTGCAATAGAAAGGTCATAATCTGAAAACCCGCTGCGATGACGCGGCCGCCCATCGGATCCTGCGTCAAGGCTTCGAACGGCCCTTCACCAAAATATAGGCCATCGGAAACGAGAAAGGTGAGTCGTGCATTGCCATTGGCAGGCGGATCAAGTCGTTGGCCATCCCAAGGGCCGATCTGTGAAACCACGCTTATCGAAGCATCAAGCAATTCTCCCACCAAGGCATCAGAATACTCGGTACGAGAATCCCACACGAACAGAGAGCCCGAATGATTTATATATCTGATGGTACCGTCGGCGTATGCAGCTAACGCATCAAGACCAGTTTCCATCCCAACCTCGATAACTGTACCAAAAAGCAGTTTGTCCGTTATCGGCTGCCCGATCTCCCGCAGCCTCAGTGCCGCTAAGGCACGCGTCCGAGCCTCTGACCAATCAGCATAGACGATGGTCCGTATTTCGTCTGCGTTTGCCCGTCTGTCAAAAAGTTCCTTCCACGGCGAGGCGGAAATGTCGCCGTCCGCGGGGCGAAAAAGCTCCAGATCGTCGCAAAAGAGGAGATCATAGATCTTATTGATGGATGCATCCGGATAAGGAGTGATCATTTATTTCGTCTTCCCTTCATTGAGCATGTCGCGGTATTCCTGAACGAATGCGATGTCGTCCGGCACCCGATCTGCCAACGTCACTACAAGTTCGCCTTTCCGTCCATATTTTATCGCGTGATGGATGGCGTCGCGGCTTTCCGGAATTATCCTGACAGCCGGATCCTTCTTTGACTTTGCGATCCCCTTATTCAGCAGCTCGTATGTCTGCTGCTCGTCCCGTCCACGCAGATAGTGGCCGCGGCGTATTACGATGCGGTCAAAGGTCTGACCCGCGACCTGTCCGAATTCGACTATATCCTCGTCGCGGCGGTCACCGGTTCCGTTAATGACACATGTGCGATATTTATGTGGGAGCTTTCCGATGAACGAGGCTAAACCTCTAAGCCCGGCCGGGTTATGGGCATAGTCCATTAGTACAGTTACATCGCCAACCTCGACGAAATTGAGACGTCCCGGTGTCTGTGCGGTACCGGCATTGAATGTCGTCAGCCCAACGCGGAGGTCCTCCAATGAAACACCGTGGACAAAACATGCAAGTGTCGCCGCGAGAACGTTCTGGATCATGAACTCGGCACGTCCGCCATAGGTCAACGGAATATTTGTCACCTTTTCAACGCGGACCTTCCACTTGCCTTTCAGTATTGTTACGTAGCCATTCTCATACACACAAGAAACGCGCCCACGTTCAGCTCGCTTTTTGATGTTCGGGTCGTTCTCGTCCATTGAAAAACAAACGACCGTTCCGTCGCAGAGCTCTTTCATCGCGTAAACTAGCGGATCTTGTGCGTTCAAAACGGCAAACCCTTTCCTTGAAACAGCACGCGGAATGACGGATTTCACACGCGCGAGGTCTTCCAACGTGTTAACGTCTTTAAGCCCAAGATGATCGGCGGCCACATTCAGCACAACCCCTACGTCACAATGATCGAATCCCAATCCCGAGCGAATGATGCCGCCGC
This sequence is a window from Acidobacteriota bacterium. Protein-coding genes within it:
- a CDS encoding isoaspartyl peptidase/L-asparaginase — protein: MTRTALAIHGGAGTILRSQMTPDLEAEYRGGLENALRASWEILEKGGSSLDAVEAAVVSLEDFPLFNAGRGSVFTHGGRQEMDASIMDGRSLKAGAVAAVRNIRNPIKLARLVMERTEHILLSGDGAADFAASVGIETAPDEYFFTEHRWLQYQEALAAGRVQLDHSKPIGTVGAVACDANGNLAAATSTGGMTNKKFGRVGDTPLIGAGTFADDTCAVSCTGHGEYFMLGVSAFDVAARMKYKRLSLEDAARETIERQSEINGEGGLIAVDNEGNITLPFNSDGMYRGYIDGDRPVTAIYSD